The following are encoded together in the Lentimicrobiaceae bacterium genome:
- the rseP gene encoding RIP metalloprotease RseP, whose protein sequence is MVVLIKIAQLLLSLSILVLVHEFGHFIAAKIFKVRVEKFYIFFNPWFTPFKRLVGETEYGIGWLPLGGYVKLSGMIDESLDTDQMKSEPKSYEFRTKPAWQRFIIMVAGVIMNIILAIVIYIVAMWVWGEQYLHNSEVKYGISVDSIGYEMGLRNGDKIISVDNIIYEDFYEIPAAIILENAETIQVERDGKNENIVIPDGYISKIIKSKSGSFITPRIPFIIGGFTEVSAARDAGMQVGDKIISIDGKPVYFDEFREEVKNYKSATTPITLVRDSDTLTLMVNISDEGMIGAAVQSPLSIFNITNKDYSLIEAIPAGTKKTFTVVNDYFKQLKLIFSPEVKAYESVGGFITIGKIFPDTWNWRAFWSLTAFLSVVLAILNILPIPGLDGGHALFALFEIVTGRRPGDRFLINAQVVGMIILFALIIFANGNDIVQLLSGK, encoded by the coding sequence ATGGTAGTTTTAATAAAAATAGCTCAATTATTACTCAGTTTATCAATTTTAGTACTAGTTCACGAATTTGGTCACTTTATAGCTGCAAAAATTTTTAAAGTTAGAGTTGAAAAGTTTTACATCTTTTTTAACCCTTGGTTTACACCTTTCAAGAGACTAGTTGGGGAAACCGAATACGGTATTGGCTGGTTGCCTTTGGGCGGATATGTAAAACTGTCGGGAATGATTGACGAATCGTTAGACACAGACCAAATGAAGAGCGAACCCAAAAGCTATGAGTTTAGAACAAAACCTGCTTGGCAACGGTTTATAATTATGGTTGCAGGAGTTATTATGAACATAATCTTAGCAATAGTAATTTACATTGTAGCTATGTGGGTTTGGGGCGAACAATACCTTCATAACAGCGAAGTTAAATACGGCATTTCCGTCGATTCAATAGGATACGAAATGGGCTTACGCAACGGCGATAAAATTATTTCTGTTGACAATATCATTTACGAAGATTTTTACGAAATACCTGCCGCAATAATTCTCGAAAATGCCGAAACTATACAGGTAGAACGCGATGGTAAAAATGAAAATATAGTTATCCCCGACGGATATATTTCGAAAATAATAAAATCAAAATCGGGGAGTTTTATAACTCCGAGAATACCTTTTATAATTGGCGGTTTTACCGAAGTTTCGGCTGCAAGAGATGCCGGAATGCAGGTTGGCGATAAAATCATATCAATTGACGGCAAGCCTGTTTATTTTGATGAATTTAGAGAAGAAGTTAAAAATTACAAGTCGGCTACAACGCCTATAACCCTTGTAAGAGACAGCGACACGCTAACCCTTATGGTTAATATTAGCGATGAAGGTATGATTGGTGCTGCTGTACAATCGCCGTTGTCTATTTTTAATATTACAAATAAAGATTACAGCTTGATAGAAGCAATACCGGCAGGAACTAAAAAGACCTTCACTGTTGTTAATGATTACTTCAAACAGCTTAAACTGATTTTCTCGCCCGAAGTTAAGGCTTACGAATCGGTTGGTGGCTTTATTACCATTGGAAAAATCTTTCCCGACACTTGGAATTGGCGTGCATTTTGGAGTCTTACAGCATTTTTATCGGTTGTTCTTGCAATTTTAAATATACTACCAATCCCCGGATTAGACGGAGGGCACGCCTTGTTTGCTTTGTTTGAAATCGTTACCGGAAGAAGACCCGGCGACAGATTTTTAATTAACGCTCAAGTTGTGGGTATGATAATTCTGTTTGCATTAATCATTTTTGCCAACGGCAACGATATAGTGCAACTTTTGTCGGGAAAATAA